In one Pseudoclavibacter sp. Marseille-Q3772 genomic region, the following are encoded:
- a CDS encoding non-heme iron oxygenase ferredoxin subunit codes for MSFQRVCAVGEVQVDSPVRVELEGQEIVIVRDSADNVYAIGDRCTHGDISLSEGFVEDGTLECWAHGSKFSLCTGWPQNLPAFEPVPVFEVKIEDDAIFIDPTPIHKENK; via the coding sequence ATGAGCTTTCAGCGGGTGTGTGCCGTGGGTGAAGTACAGGTTGATTCACCGGTCCGCGTTGAGCTGGAGGGCCAGGAGATCGTCATTGTTCGTGACTCGGCCGACAACGTGTACGCGATCGGTGACCGTTGCACCCACGGTGATATCTCACTATCCGAAGGGTTTGTAGAAGACGGCACGCTGGAATGTTGGGCGCACGGCTCAAAATTTTCGCTGTGCACCGGCTGGCCCCAGAACTTGCCGGCCTTTGAACCGGTACCCGTTTTCGAGGTCAAGATCGAAGACGACGCAATCTTTATTGATCCGACTCCGATCCACAAGGAGAACAAGTAA